The Vigna angularis cultivar LongXiaoDou No.4 chromosome 9, ASM1680809v1, whole genome shotgun sequence DNA window CGCCCAAGCTAGAATGATCTCGCTTAAGCTAGATTCATCCAGGAAGCCATTGATTTTAAAGTCATTTTcacttaagcgagaataatttagcttaagcgagaatgactatcttctccaagaagtttcttctcgcttaagcgagaataatttagcttaagcgagaattcgggcagtatataCACTCATGagttagaaagaaaaaagagaaagacgGAGAGCGCAGAGAAAAGAAGACACAGAGCTACCCAAAgagtttttcttccactttagctgtaggatcttcttcttcatctcttagAATGTCAACGGCCACCATGAGTGGCTGATCTTTTCTCTTGGAATTAAATGTAATCGATTCGAACTTGGACGTAATCtggtgatatttatatatagcattTCTGTTTTATTCAATATTGGTATTTTTGTTCTGCTCTTAGTGCTTGATTCTGTCTGATCAATAGTTTCATGAATGTGGGTTTTAGTTTTGACTGGAAAGTATTTCTAAAATCTGATCTGAACAAGAATACTTGATATCCTGCGATGCTAGGGATAGATTTCAGTTTATCAATTGCTTATAACACTTGAATATAATGCTAGACAGTTTGTTGGATATGTGAGGAATCAATATTCAAGGAACTGATCTTATGAATTTTATACGCGAGGAATCGGTATAAATGACTTTTGTATGTTGCATCAATATTGGTAATTTCAGTtgctatatatttatattaattcagGTTGCAGACGAGTGAGATAGATGAATTCAATCCCAACTTCTCGTATTaaactttctttaacttatctgctgttaatattttacttttacgcAACGTagtataaattatcaaaatccaTTATGAATCGGTTTGAATACCCTTGTATATATGTTGTTTgagataaatttatctatttaattgaAGTTGTTCCTCGTGGGATCGATACTCttacttaaaaatcattatactaTAGTTGACTATTGGTACGCTTGCCAAAAGTTCAACAGTAGCTCCCCGACTCTAGCGTTGCCTCACGAATTAAACATAGCAAGAATTCAATCACCTCATCACTAAAGATGATTCAACTTCCTAATCTTAACTTAATAGACCAATTTcatcaaataattcaatttcacaaTTTTACTACCATACAAGCCTACAATTAGTAATTAAAACTTGTCTATCAATTAAAATCAAAGTAACTAGATTCCCTTATCTTATAGATGACCAATAAGCTCTAAAGTCTTAAGACAACTTCACATGCACAAAAAAACTTATATGCTCCTACAAACAATAGAATAGTTAGAACCACCTATCAGTAGAGAATTTTATAAAAGACTCAAAAATCACATACAAGCTCAAACAACTCACATGCATGGAAAAATGTACAACcaagaaaaataacagaaatcAACTTTCTCTTTTGCCAAAACTAATTGGTTGAAGTAGAAGAGCTCGTCTCAAAGATCACTCAGATGGTTTCTAATCTTCAGACAAATGAATAGGGAGTCAAAATTCTTAGAAAGAGGGTAAAGAGCTATTAGAGAAagagtttttatatatatggtGTGTTTTTAAGtaacaaaatttgttaatagaaattctatttatacattggagttttaatattaaaataattgagtctcattatttaaaacacgtTATCACCTCAAAGACATTATTTTCTAGACTCTTACATTctcccaacaacaaaaatttcgacctcgaaaattgAACTCATCAAGAAACAGATGCGGGTATGACTTCCTCATATGCTCCTCTAACTCCTAGGTAGAGTCACCTATTTTCCTTTGCAGTCTACCTTGAGGATAATAAGCAAAACTCATCCTGAGGTCGCTGCTCAAAGATTGTTGTAATGTCTGCCAAAATCTAGAAATAAACCTAAGATCACTATTTGACACAATACTTGAGGCACTCCATGCAACCTTACTATCTCCTTGATATACAACTATGTCAGCTTGACCATAGACATCATCAGATTAATGGGTAGAAAATGAGCATTCTTCATTGGCTGATCTACTATCACCCAAATTGCATCATGATCACTCACAGTGGGTAACAAAATCTTTAACTATGCTATATCATTTCAACTTTGGTATCTCTGTCTGCTATAACATCTCATCAAACCTATGATGTTTTACCTTTGATAAGTAAAGTAAAAGACTACGAATTGAGTTACgtctctttttaattttcttatttacaaGCAAAATACTACAAATTCAACTacatcttcttttaattttcttatcacaaaaatttaaaagttatttctttttcttgaaattcCACGGTACAAAACCAAATGAATAATTAGGGTGCAACAAGAAATATATGGAGATGCAGGAGGAGTGtctgtttttcaattttaaggtaatattaaatttcaactaaaccaaattaattaaatattttgtttagttttaatttagtaaaaaaattcaaccaatttaaataaatattttcagtttattataaattggttaaatttatttagttaaatttgttaaataaaagatatattctAACTTTTTCATatcattattatcatatttataattttaattttgttttataatctACACAATTTCATTGCTAAAAATCATAACACaaatttacttattattatattataaacatGCTGTAAATACAATATAATCAAATCTTGGAAAAAATTTCCATAGTAACttaataaactttaaacatataatttatattccaatataatttatttgaatgttAGTTTTATAGCTTTAACATAGATGATATTctaatgtttggaatattataaaaaaatggtttacTTTTTCCTCAGTGCAAGAAACTTGAAACTAAATTAACTTTGGCAAAAGAATGGATTTGGAAGTCATTGCTAGTTCAGTGAATAGTATGACTGAGTTTATTTTGCTGATATAAATTCAACATCACTCCATGCAATATCACGAAAGCATCCACACCCTTCCAAACAGATAAACTTATTGTAATTGTACCGTAAGATCggtcttattatttttttaatgttgctGCAAACAAAGATTTTAGGAGGAATTCTTGCTGCAGCTGGCCCAATATTCAGCTACCAGCTTAGAGAATGAAGAGTTGGTGTCCATTAGCTTCGAAGGCTCATCATATTCCACCATTTTCCCTAAGACAccatacaaaatatattaattagacaATAACTTATTAAGCAGTGTATCcctaaaagaggaaaaaagaatgaaagaagatACCATAGGAGAGGACCATAACCATATCACTGTCTATAACAGTGGGAACCCTGTGAGCCACTGTAATAACTGTGCATGCTTCAAACTCTTGTCTGATAATTCTTTGTAGAATTGCATCTGTGGCAGAGTCAATGGAGGCAGTGGCTTCATCCAGAACAAGAATTCTGTTCCTCTTTAGCAGTACTCTTCCAAGACAAAACAGTTGCCGTTGTCCCAAGCTCCAATTTCCACCTTCATCACTCACTGTATAATCATTCTCAATCAGACTTCAATGCCTAATTTGTTCCAAAATCTTAATTTATGAATCAAAGacttttattttggaaaaacaaCTTGCAAGTTCAAATATTATGCGTATCCCTCAAGACTTTAAACCTGAAAAGAGTAAAGCTGCAATAGATTTTTGCCAAAGACTGCTGAGAGAATTGGCCAGAAAATACCCATACCAGATCTGTGGCTCTAAGTAAGTATGTGAAGTTTACTCACCCAGAGAGTCTAAGAGATTTGGAAGATGGCTGATAGTTTCCTTAAGCTGACATTTCCCTAAAGCCTATGTACAGATGAAACACTTGTTTAGTACAAGCTCAAGAAAAACTTAAAGgtgttaaaaaaacaattattaacaGCAGAGCTGGTCCATTTACCTTCCATATCTCATCATCTGAATACAGGCCTAAAGGGTCTAAGTTGGTTCTGATGCTGCCCTTGAAAAGAGTTGGTTCCTGAGGGATGATGCTTAGTTTCATTCTCAAATCCTTCAACCCCATTGAGCATATGTTAATCCCATCTATGAGAATGTCACCGCTTGCTGGCTCAACTAAGCGAAACAAAGCACTTATGAGTGTACTCTTTCCACTTCCAGTTCTTCCCACAACTCCCACTCTACTCCCTTCTCTAAACGTGCAAGTGATACCCTTAAGCACTAATGGAGCATTCGGACGGTATCTAATCTGAGACCAGCGAAGGAAAATAGCCGTCACAAAGAAGAAGATTTATCCATTTGACagtattaaaataaagaaaaaaagaatgaaagacaAGGATGAAAGTTTACTTGTAAGGCTTGAAGGTCAATCCTGCCTTTGGAAGGCCATGAAGATGTAGGTTTGTGGTCCTTGACAATAGCAGGAGGCTCTGACGGTAGGTGAACGAATTGCTTGATTCTTTCAACAGAGATAAGATAGTTTAATAAGTTGCAATACCATCGAGTCCAAAATATATGTGATGACGTCAAGGATAGTGCGTAAGAGAGAGATAGTCCCACAAGACCTGCATAATCCAAGAGAATTTTGAACAGCTAAAGGCTCGTTAATAACATGCATAAAGCTTTATCTTGCTAATTAACATCCGAAGTAATATTACCTGATGATACGTATCCCTGAGGAAATAGAACAAGTAGCAAAGCTGAAGTGATGACTGTCAAATTTTGAAGTGCTTCAATCCTCAAAAGTAACCATTCCGTGGCCACATTAGAATGAAAAAACAGTGTTGCGTCTGTGTCTACAAGCTTTaagtagtttttaaaaaatctttctACCATATCGAATGCTCTCACAGTAACAACACCAAGTGATGTTTCAGCTGCAAAATTCATCACAGGAGCTTTCGTGGTTCCATTGATCCTCATTAATTCCCTTGACGAGGCTTGATAATATTCCTTTCATGGAGGAGAAGATTTGGAAAAAATTAGCTTTCTGAGTTAAGCAGGGACgagaaataaaaaactaaaaagatttTAAAGTGGCTAAACCTGAACATATTTTGATGCAACTATTGCAGGAATGGCAACAATGAGAACTGGCCATGTCACTAAAACCATTACACCAATCATTACAAAAATTTCAATTGGTATACATGTTGCAAAGGTGATCGAATAAGTTATGTCAAAATCCAAAATACTTAAATCTGATGAAGCCTGCAAGAGAGAAAAAGTGGATCAAAATTTCGAATATGACTAAACGGCAATgaaattatttagattttttttccattgGGAAATGAAATCTTAATCTTACTCTTGTTAAAATCCTTCCTATGGGGGTTGAGTCAAAGAACAGCATAGGAGCATTGAAGATAGCAGTATTGAAACTTGTGAAGAAAGCTTTGGAAGAATTTAATCCAAGATAAGCGCTCAAGAGACACCTTATATACACAAACGCAACAccagaaaatgaaattaatgagTACACACCAACCAAGAAGGCAGTAGTTATTTTTGGAAtatcaatggctaaagcaagCCAAATCGTTGATCCGGTCTGCAAAGCAATAAAAGCAAACTGTgccaaaattatataaaacagcATCAATGGACCCCTGGAAAAGGAAATATAATCCCAGAATGTCTTGAAGCCGACATCAccaatctctttttcttcttcttgtgtaAGTTGCATCCCAAGTTGACCCTCCGTAGAAATCTCCCCCTCACTTTGATATTTATAAACACCTTGAGACTCTTCTCTACTAGTTCTGTTCTCATTATTCTGATCCAACTCTGTAATTGCTTCCGTATGAGCGCTCACAAGTTGTTCAAAGGCAGTCCCAGCTGTTAAGAGATTCTCATACTTTCCTGATTCAGTAACTTTTCCACCTTCCATTACCTAGAATTTGAGTCATAAAATCTCGTGTTAATTATACACAAATGTAATGTAATAGGTATCTAAACGATGTACTTTACCAGGATTGTATCAACTTCTGAGAGAAACTCCACTTGATGTGTCACTAGAATTACTGTTTTTTCTCTTAGAGCCGTCATTACGCAGTCCTGTAACCATATAAATGCAAGTGGTTTGATACACTAAAATGGCAATAACAGTTCCACTGAAGTTAAGAATCTAATAGTGAAAGTTTCTTACTTTGAAAAGGATAGCAGCAGTGTGAGCATCAACTGCACTGAAAGGGTCATCGAGGAGATAAATGTCAGCATCATTGTAGACAGCACGAGCTAGTTGAATCCTTTGCTTTTGTCCTCCACTCATGTTAATCCCTCGCTGACCTATTTCTGTAAGATCACCATGACTAAAATCATTGATATCCTTATCCAAGGCACAAACTCTAATGGCATTCTCGTATCTTGTTTTCTCCATTGGCTTGCCGAATAGTATATTCTCTCGAACCGTCCCACTTTGTATCCAAGAAGTTTGAGAAACATATGCTATGTTGCCGAACACATTGACCTATTTTCCATCATTCAGAAATTTCATAGATAAAAGAAGACAATTAAATACAAAGAATATCAGTATGAATGACATGAGAACATAAAGCTAAACTTGTTTTGCTTAACTCACAGTTCCTGATATCTTGGGAATCTCTTCTAATACTGCATACAAAAAAGATGATTTTCCAGCTCCAACTGGCCCACAAACTGCAACTTTTTGTCCccatttaatttctaaattcaCATCTCTTAAAGTCGGGGATACTGATTCATGGTTCCAAATGAAGTTACCAGCTTGGATTTCTACCGCATTAATTGAACTTCGgtttttataacttttgttaCCATCACTGGTATCTAGTTCTTCGTCAAACAAAAAGGTATTGAGACGATCAAAAGATACCTTAACTTGTATCAGAACAGATAGAGCCTCCGGAATCATTCGAACAGGTTCTGACAAGTTCCTCAACGTTGCGAGAACTGTAAATATGGTCCCGGCATTTAATGGAGCACTATTGAAAACAGCACAACCCAGGAAAACAACAGCAGAAACGATGGTAGGAGACATCCAATATAAAAGTGACCCATAAGCTTTCAACATCTGTGCCTTAGATAGCCAAATGAACTCTTTCGCACGTAGGTTCTCAACCAAACTCTTGAATTTGTCTTCCCATGACTGTAACTTGATGATTTTCATGCTATTCAGAATTTCTGAAGTTGCTCTGAGACGCTCATCCTGTGAAATCATGAACTGTGCCATGCACTTTTGTTGGAACTTGGCAAATGGCACATTGATAAGTCCACATATAAGAAGAGGGATTAAACCGGGAAGTGCACCTACTCCCACAACTCCATACAGGATACTGATAGATAGAAGAATTTGCAATGTACATGCCCATGTTAGATGAAACCACCAAGGGAATTCTCCCATTCGATACGCATCAACAGAAATGTAATTCACAATTTCACCTGTCGAGTGTCTTGTCCTTGCTGAGTTTGAAAGCTTTAGTTGTTTTTCATACACTGCAACCATCAGAGCTGATCTCATCTTCAACCCCGACCTCCTGGTACAAAAAAACCAGTGTCTCTGTGACACAGAGTCAACCACTTTGGAGAGAATAAGATAACCCACTATGGTAAGACCTTCTCTGAGATCTGTCTCCCCGGAATCCCTACTATTTGAAAAGTTGACAAAAGCATAGAGTATTAAAGGAGAAACAGTGACAGCAATGGTTCTGAGCAATGCGTAAACAGATATTAATATGTTCTCTTTTAAGTGAGTTCTAACAATGGACCAAAACACCAAGTTCTTGGTGTTGTTCTTGCTTCTCTCCCTCGCAAGGGATTGCCATGCATGCATGAAGTTTTGGTGGGACAGGTGTGCCTTATCTTCAGAAAGAATGGAAGGGATGTCTTCAAGAGATAGTGTCCTTGAGTAACCCAAACTGAGTAAGGAGTTAACCCAAGAGAAAGTCAACTTGCTCAGAAAGGAAGCACGACCTAGTCCTGTTTCTTCCGAGTCAACTTCCGGAGCTAACAACGGTTCAGATAAACTTTTCGGCACTTTTTGAATGACAAAGTAACCAAGGTTTTGGAAGGCACAGAAGAGAAGAAGCGTGTGTAAGAGCCATAGTAGGACATCGAAAATTTCTATTGCATGCTTTCTAAAAAGAATTTCAATGTGGAGAGCCGAAACTAGTGCAAAGGAACATGCCCACCAGACAGAGTTTAGAACTTTGATCCATTTGTGTCCCTGAACAAGCAATGAAACTGCTAAAGAAGTCCAAACAAATCCTCGTACAACGCATGCTAACCAGCTAAGGTGGTTAGCCATGGAGTTTCCAGTTTTGGCTACGAGACTCCACAGGGCAATACTGTAAAACACAACACTAGTGATCGCGCAACAGATAGagacaaaaaggaaaaacctGGTTTTGGTATGActtccatttataaaatttcttctgATTAAAGTGACAATGGTGGAAGCGTAGAAGACACAGACGAAAATTAGATTTATAGTGTCTATTGTGCTCCTTTGGGAACAGAAAGAAGTGAACTCAAAATGCTTCAGAAAAATCAATGATAAATCATCAGCGTATCCAGTAAAAatctccatcatcatcatcatcaaagaaTGATCAAGACTTTTAGACGCAGCAATGGGAAACTTTAGAAGATGCTCTTCATGCAAATGAACAAGATCAAAGAACTAGACAAAAGACATCATTTGCATGAAAAGGTAACTTCCACAGTCTCCTTTAATAAAGAACTTAGTGTTGTTGTGTGGCACTAACGGTgcagagaagaaagaaatgttGGATACATGTTACTAAAAAGGGAATAACTGACATAATCAGTGTGCCCCACCTTCCTGTACAAACCCTTGCAAAGAGAATCACTTTCACTTTTGATTTGAGTGGTTGGAGCATGGCAAACATTGCACTTAAAAACTGTTGAAGATTGGATTTGAGTGGTAGAGAGATTTTTCCCTTTTTGGAGCATACACTTCAATTATAATGTGCTTGAAGTCTTAATCTCAAAAGGATTGCATACTATAACGTGTTTAAAAGGTTAGAAACAgacaaaaaaaactttaataacatgaattgattttaatattttgattttgatttagtAATATCAAAATCTTTTATGCAACCGTGTcgtgttattaattatgatataataaGAAGAAGATCACGTTGAAGTACAGGTGAAATTTATTAAGTTTGATGTAAGAAATacagaaataaatattttaaataaattttaattatcaaacaaaatttaaaaaaatattttgaaaaaaattaatttcacttttaCATGTATAAAATACGTTAAGTTTAATTATTCCAAGGTCCAATTTTTGTTAGAAATTGTATATTGGTTTCtcgattttattttatcaattgggtttttattttaaaaaaattaacgtaATCATGTCTTTGTTGTTAGATAGacattaacataattaaagatatttatgcggtttcttacttttttaaatattttttaattatttctatttttattttttaatatatttttaaaaaaaattgtcatgttTCAAACTAATATTGTGTTACATGACAATGTGACAATGTCATGTGTCATTATGAtgttatattattgtattagtttCAATTTggtcttatattattattttatattaatttagtcataacttttcttttaagtttaatacttattttggtTCATGGTTTGTTAGGTTTGTTTAAAGTGGTCCTATCTTTTTTCAAATGTTCACAAACATcctatattttgtaaaaacggTTCAAATTGCTCATTTTTTACTTACGACGTTAACAATGCTAACATAGAGTTGTCCCTTGGCCAATATTGAATGAGTTTCAATTTATCATTAGGTGACACTTTGAGGTCAATTGaggtgtaaattttaaaaataaaacttaatgaCATAGATTATTTATAACAAAGGATTAAATGAAATTACCTTTAGATTAAAATCAATTCGCGATTTGTGTTGAAGAATAGGTTGAAATTGGTGTTGAAATTGGGTTTGTGGTTCTTCATCTTACCTACTCGTTTTGATAGTTTCAattctttatgtttgattagaattaattatgGAAGTTGCTTTGACTCTATAATTTATACAATGTTGATTGTTTGCTATTCTCAAAATAGCATGTTAATCTATTTTCTTACATAATATCATAATTAGAGCTTCACAATTTTACTCTAAGCTAGCAAGAGACATTTACAATTTCAATTAGGAAGAATTACAAAAGGTTTGTTTTAGAGCTTCAAGttcttttccaattttttcTAATCTGTATAACCTAATAACATAATAGAAGAACAACTAAATTTCTTTAAGtcaattaagaaaagaagagaataagGTTCAGATGGATAAAACTGAGTGGTTGGCGTTCGTGTTCTATGGTTCGTGATTTTGATTTCTTGCAATGTTGGGGTTTTCGCAATTTTAGGATTTGCAGTTTTGTAGGTTCTGGTG harbors:
- the LOC128194114 gene encoding ABC transporter C family member 8-like; the protein is MMMMMEIFTGYADDLSLIFLKHFEFTSFCSQRSTIDTINLIFVCVFYASTIVTLIRRNFINGSHTKTRFFLFVSICCAITSVVFYSIALWSLVAKTGNSMANHLSWLACVVRGFVWTSLAVSLLVQGHKWIKVLNSVWWACSFALVSALHIEILFRKHAIEIFDVLLWLLHTLLLFCAFQNLGYFVIQKVPKSLSEPLLAPEVDSEETGLGRASFLSKLTFSWVNSLLSLGYSRTLSLEDIPSILSEDKAHLSHQNFMHAWQSLARERSKNNTKNLVFWSIVRTHLKENILISVYALLRTIAVTVSPLILYAFVNFSNSRDSGETDLREGLTIVGYLILSKVVDSVSQRHWFFCTRRSGLKMRSALMVAVYEKQLKLSNSARTRHSTGEIVNYISVDAYRMGEFPWWFHLTWACTLQILLSISILYGVVGVGALPGLIPLLICGLINVPFAKFQQKCMAQFMISQDERLRATSEILNSMKIIKLQSWEDKFKSLVENLRAKEFIWLSKAQMLKAYGSLLYWMSPTIVSAVVFLGCAVFNSAPLNAGTIFTVLATLRNLSEPVRMIPEALSVLIQVKVSFDRLNTFLFDEELDTSDGNKSYKNRSSINAVEIQAGNFIWNHESVSPTLRDVNLEIKWGQKVAVCGPVGAGKSSFLYAVLEEIPKISGTVNVFGNIAYVSQTSWIQSGTVRENILFGKPMEKTRYENAIRVCALDKDINDFSHGDLTEIGQRGINMSGGQKQRIQLARAVYNDADIYLLDDPFSAVDAHTAAILFKDCVMTALREKTVILVTHQVEFLSEVDTILVMEGGKVTESGKYENLLTAGTAFEQLVSAHTEAITELDQNNENRTSREESQGVYKYQSEGEISTEGQLGMQLTQEEEKEIGDVGFKTFWDYISFSRGPLMLFYIILAQFAFIALQTGSTIWLALAIDIPKITTAFLVGVYSLISFSGVAFVYIRCLLSAYLGLNSSKAFFTSFNTAIFNAPMLFFDSTPIGRILTRASSDLSILDFDITYSITFATCIPIEIFVMIGVMVLVTWPVLIVAIPAIVASKYVQEYYQASSRELMRINGTTKAPVMNFAAETSLGVVTVRAFDMVERFFKNYLKLVDTDATLFFHSNVATEWLLLRIEALQNLTVITSALLLVLFPQGYVSSGLVGLSLSYALSLTSSHIFWTRWYCNLLNYLISVERIKQFVHLPSEPPAIVKDHKPTSSWPSKGRIDLQALQIRYRPNAPLVLKGITCTFREGSRVGVVGRTGSGKSTLISALFRLVEPASGDILIDGINICSMGLKDLRMKLSIIPQEPTLFKGSIRTNLDPLGLYSDDEIWKALGKCQLKETISHLPNLLDSLVSDEGGNWSLGQRQLFCLGRVLLKRNRILVLDEATASIDSATDAILQRIIRQEFEACTVITVAHRVPTVIDSDMVMVLSYGKMVEYDEPSKLMDTNSSFSKLVAEYWASCSKNSS